Proteins from a genomic interval of Candidatus Eisenbacteria bacterium:
- a CDS encoding CHAT domain-containing protein: protein MSIARRSLAVVPWLLWCLAALPAAGAAVSDSLTVALDEIDHQQLDRKWALSDSLATRVFERASRLIPPDSVAMSRALDLRAGALLGQARLRDGVGAALLERSLAIRRRLFTPDTARWVAACNLLGRVRMEQDLPDSALAAFAAARRLCSPTLAASDSFAADAWFMTGRVHRRKLESDSALAALGRSRVLRERRFGPRHPQVAQVLSEVGANQLFGGRYEEARSSFETAIEMIVEARDPTSSELVQPLGQLANLQYQVGDIAGSIETLERTIAIQSKLDNPNSARLIPQRFNLAMRFFDFGDFRSVTAKLEPLLSVADAAFGPTHTRTRQILVMLGASTLMSGDLVAARGYLSRVRPMYADRAPDPTRMEVFVDRFYAALLAREGDLPNARLVSDSLMHKLRAEPAPIWLSMHALESRLEIAMAQGDRNCTADVVARMDSLFTSEAERPSTNFASYRRLKGRAFAWLGRPEAWDEALAAEELERARVIRNVRALADRQALQLAGGLAEPFDQLALLARSGDSSRVATAWDRLVRWRGLVGSEIAARRPPRGADADPVLLASHAQWEAARRHQAQFEVAALASGASPEASAKLAIIRTEAQDAERRYAALADARGLQRDTAQVSLARIRAALAPGAALVSIVELAPETDTARVVAFVATGASSPSRLLDLGLRRELRPRLEAWRAALASPPPAGHEREAERACRRLGEAVRERTWDRLAPAFGDAYSILVVADGDLADLPWSALPEAGNRYLVEIGPVIDTPGAERELIAHAWPMGAGLLAVGDPDFGRASPLPDPAAATALAMRGSLGKCLAASSLELQPLPGARREVEDVSAAWLASHPADAPMSSYGASASERAIKAAAPGRRVLHFATHGVVWGDSCSVLRAGMRGVGGVT from the coding sequence ATGTCGATCGCCCGCCGCTCGCTTGCCGTCGTGCCATGGCTGCTGTGGTGCCTCGCCGCCCTGCCCGCGGCCGGTGCGGCCGTGAGCGATTCGCTGACTGTGGCGCTCGACGAAATCGACCACCAGCAGCTCGATCGCAAGTGGGCGCTCTCGGACAGCCTCGCGACGCGCGTGTTCGAACGCGCTTCGCGCCTGATACCGCCCGACTCGGTGGCGATGTCCCGGGCACTCGACCTGCGCGCCGGCGCGCTGCTGGGACAGGCACGATTGCGCGATGGCGTCGGGGCCGCACTTCTCGAGCGCAGCCTCGCGATTCGGCGGCGGCTCTTCACGCCCGATACCGCGCGCTGGGTCGCGGCCTGCAATCTGCTGGGGCGCGTCCGGATGGAGCAGGACTTGCCCGACTCCGCACTTGCCGCATTCGCTGCCGCCCGTCGCCTGTGTTCGCCGACCCTCGCCGCCTCCGATTCGTTCGCGGCCGACGCGTGGTTCATGACCGGCAGGGTCCATCGACGCAAACTCGAGTCCGATTCGGCGCTGGCGGCGCTCGGCCGTTCGCGGGTGTTGCGCGAGCGGCGGTTCGGCCCGCGACACCCGCAGGTCGCCCAGGTGCTGAGTGAGGTCGGGGCAAATCAGTTGTTCGGCGGTCGCTACGAAGAAGCGCGCAGTTCGTTTGAGACCGCGATCGAGATGATCGTGGAGGCGCGCGACCCGACCAGTTCCGAACTGGTGCAGCCACTCGGCCAGCTCGCGAATCTCCAGTATCAGGTCGGTGACATCGCAGGCTCGATCGAAACCCTCGAACGCACCATCGCCATCCAGTCGAAACTCGACAACCCGAACAGCGCGCGACTGATCCCGCAACGATTCAATCTCGCCATGCGCTTCTTCGACTTCGGCGACTTTCGCAGCGTCACCGCGAAACTCGAGCCCCTATTGTCCGTCGCCGATGCGGCCTTCGGCCCCACGCACACTCGCACTCGCCAGATCCTCGTGATGCTCGGGGCTTCGACCCTGATGAGCGGCGACCTGGTTGCCGCGCGCGGCTATCTGTCGCGGGTGCGACCGATGTACGCGGACCGCGCACCGGACCCGACCCGGATGGAAGTCTTCGTGGATCGCTTCTACGCCGCGCTGCTCGCCCGCGAGGGGGATCTTCCGAACGCCCGCCTCGTTTCGGATTCGTTGATGCACAAGCTGCGCGCCGAGCCGGCGCCGATCTGGCTCTCGATGCACGCGCTCGAGTCACGGCTCGAGATCGCAATGGCGCAGGGCGATCGAAACTGCACGGCGGACGTGGTCGCCCGCATGGACTCGCTGTTCACATCCGAGGCGGAACGCCCGAGCACCAATTTCGCCAGCTATCGACGACTCAAGGGTCGAGCCTTCGCGTGGCTCGGACGGCCGGAAGCCTGGGACGAAGCGCTCGCCGCCGAAGAACTGGAGCGCGCGCGGGTGATCCGAAACGTACGAGCGCTCGCCGATCGCCAGGCGCTGCAGCTCGCGGGCGGTCTGGCCGAACCGTTCGATCAGCTCGCGCTGCTCGCGCGCAGCGGCGACTCCTCGCGCGTCGCGACCGCGTGGGACCGGCTGGTGCGCTGGCGCGGGCTGGTCGGCTCCGAGATTGCCGCCCGCCGTCCGCCGCGCGGTGCCGATGCCGATCCGGTGCTGCTCGCCTCGCACGCACAGTGGGAAGCGGCGCGCCGCCATCAGGCACAGTTCGAGGTCGCGGCACTCGCGAGCGGCGCGAGCCCCGAGGCGAGCGCGAAGCTCGCCATCATTCGCACCGAAGCGCAGGATGCGGAACGGCGCTATGCGGCGCTCGCGGATGCCCGCGGCCTGCAGCGCGATACCGCCCAGGTCTCGCTGGCGCGCATTCGCGCCGCACTCGCTCCCGGGGCGGCGCTGGTTTCGATCGTCGAACTCGCGCCGGAAACCGACACGGCACGGGTGGTCGCGTTCGTCGCGACAGGCGCATCGAGTCCGTCGCGACTGCTCGACCTGGGGCTGAGGCGCGAACTCAGACCTCGGCTCGAAGCGTGGCGGGCGGCACTCGCGTCGCCGCCGCCGGCCGGACACGAACGCGAAGCCGAACGCGCCTGCCGTCGTCTCGGAGAGGCGGTGCGCGAGCGCACCTGGGATCGACTCGCGCCTGCATTCGGTGACGCGTATTCGATCCTCGTGGTGGCCGATGGCGACCTGGCCGATCTGCCGTGGAGCGCCTTGCCTGAAGCCGGCAATCGCTATCTGGTCGAGATCGGACCCGTGATCGACACGCCGGGCGCCGAGCGTGAGCTGATCGCGCATGCGTGGCCGATGGGCGCCGGGCTGCTGGCGGTCGGCGATCCCGATTTCGGGCGCGCAAGCCCGCTTCCCGATCCCGCCGCCGCGACGGCACTCGCGATGCGTGGCTCGC